One part of the Gadus macrocephalus chromosome 8, ASM3116895v1 genome encodes these proteins:
- the LOC132463610 gene encoding uncharacterized protein LOC132463610 → MNIVPTAAEILSRDRLLLKGEMKKISEKWEERTEGPGTIWPMGGTFDPIMYRDMEVVIRNYIDNRSGKTALAKRDREKLVLALFLEEGERCRTLQRVAGEKIANNKKAQPLPLKVEPPLYKPVSVYPLLKGMVAIKGEVTLDEEDKQCNTQGRRGAPIHMDCYEGIRNAGEECDDTETSSSESKDEDKNSGDEHVEEDGNTTEQNYKGLSSRIKRRGKNTKKRTKSQRRQKKRSESNGGESSRVDQALEEPCCSTALQGPLALETQEKTRRSHRERKAPDTLPGNYPILINGQQAFSPPIEQPQSQQSPNPPITHVHIHNYGNPTNKNRKNRNEGPQGQFRNNQQHGSQGQRSGPLICYGCNQEGHSKKNCLINPFPPQRAQGNGNQGQAGPFMG, encoded by the coding sequence ATGAATATAGTACCGACGGCTGCggagattttgagtagagaccgtctattgctcaaaggtgagatgaaaaagatctctgagaaatgggaagaaaggacagaaggaccaggcactatatggcccatgggagggacttttgatccaataatgtatagggacatggaggtagtgataaggaattacatagataacagaagtggaaaaacggccttggcgaagagggacagggaaaagttagtactagctttgttcctagaggaaggagagagatgtcgaacattacagagagtggcgggagaaaaAATAGCTAATAACAAaaaggctcaaccattgcctctgaaggttgagccaccgctgTACAAACCAGTGTCAGTCTATCCATTGTTAAAAGGCATGGTAGCAATTAAAGGGGAGGTCACACTAGATGAGGAGGATAAGCAATGTAACACACAGGGAAGGAggggcgcacccatacacatggactgttATGAGGGGATTAGAAATGCAGGAGAAGAGTGTGACGATACTGAAACTAGTTCTAGTGAAAGCAAGGACGAAGATAAGAATAGTGGTGATGAGCATGTGGAGGAAGATGGGAATACTACTGAGCAAAATTACAAAGGGCTTTCTTCGAGAATtaaaaggagaggaaagaacACAAAGAAGAGAACGAAGAGTCAGAGGAGGCAGAAAAAAAGGAGTGAGAGTAATGGGGGAGAGAGTTCCCGTGTGGATCAAGCGTTGGAGGAGCCTTGCTGTAGTACAGCATTACAAGGCCCCCTGGCGCTCGAAACACAGGAGAAAACCAGGAGATCACATAGAGAAAGAAAGGCACCCGACACTCTCCCAGGAAATTATCCTATTCTAATCAATGGACAGCAGGCATTCTCTCCCCCAATagaacagcctcagagccaacagTCACCTAATCCACCCATTACACATGttcacatccataattatgggaaccccacaaataaaaataggaaGAATCGGAATGAGGGGCCCCAAGgtcagtttagaaacaatcaacaacacgGATCTCAAGGACAACGCAgcggtcctttaatatgttatgggtgcaaccaggaaggacatagTAAGAAAAATTGTTTAATTAACCCCTTTCCACCACAGCGAGCACAAGGTAACGGCAACCAGGGACAGGCGGGTCCCTTTATGGGatag